The following coding sequences are from one Achromobacter sp. B7 window:
- a CDS encoding ABC transporter permease, producing MSTTATPDKVPALRRESPWRRNLTEFLSSKTAVFGLAVATLLILAAIFAPWISPQNPYDLLQIDVLDSRMPPGSMNGLDTFHYWLGTDGQGRDLLSGILYGLRISLMVGVGSAVIAGIVGTLLGLLAAYAGGKVDAFIMRLVDLILSFPSILVAMMILAYLGKGVGNVVLTLVILEWAYYARTARGQALVERRREYVEAARCLDIPNWRIMLKHILPNCLPPLIVIGTLQIARAITLEATLSFLGLGVPVTEPSLGLLISNGFQYMLSGEYWISFYPGIALLITIVAINLVGDRLRDVLNPRTHK from the coding sequence ATGAGCACCACTGCAACCCCTGACAAGGTTCCGGCCCTACGCCGCGAATCGCCCTGGCGCCGCAACCTGACCGAATTCCTGTCGTCCAAGACGGCGGTATTCGGCCTGGCCGTGGCCACCCTGCTGATCCTGGCCGCCATCTTCGCGCCGTGGATCTCGCCGCAGAACCCGTACGACCTGCTGCAAATCGACGTGCTGGATTCCCGCATGCCGCCGGGCTCCATGAACGGCCTGGACACCTTCCACTACTGGCTGGGCACCGACGGCCAGGGCCGCGACTTGCTGTCCGGCATTCTGTACGGCCTGCGCATCAGCTTGATGGTGGGCGTGGGCTCGGCCGTTATCGCCGGCATCGTCGGCACGCTGCTGGGCCTGCTTGCCGCCTACGCGGGCGGCAAGGTTGATGCCTTCATCATGCGGCTGGTCGACCTGATTCTGTCGTTCCCGTCCATCCTGGTGGCCATGATGATCCTGGCCTACCTGGGCAAGGGCGTGGGCAACGTGGTGCTGACGCTGGTGATTCTGGAATGGGCCTATTACGCCCGCACCGCGCGCGGCCAGGCCCTGGTGGAACGCCGCCGTGAATACGTCGAAGCCGCCCGCTGCCTGGACATTCCCAACTGGCGGATCATGTTGAAGCACATCCTGCCCAACTGCCTGCCGCCGCTGATTGTGATTGGCACCTTGCAGATCGCGCGCGCCATCACACTGGAGGCCACCTTGAGCTTTCTGGGCCTGGGCGTGCCGGTGACCGAACCGTCGCTGGGCCTGCTGATTTCCAACGGCTTTCAATACATGCTGTCCGGCGAATACTGGATCAGCTTCTACCCCGGCATCGCGCTGCTGATCACCATCGTCGCCATCAATCTGGTGGGCGACCGCCTGCGCGACGTGCTGAACCCAAGGACTCACAAATGA
- a CDS encoding ABC transporter permease: protein MTGWLIRRVAQAAVVVLLMTLIVFVGLHAIGNPVDILIGQDVDQVDRARIIAELGLDKPLWQQYLGFLNGALHGNLGNSFVYNIPAIELVIQRLPATLELAISALLLAVIIGLPLGLIAGLYPDSRFSKMIMAGSIVGFSLPTFWVALMLIMTFSVSLGWLPASGRGQTVEFLGFQWSWLTADGWRHLILPALNLSLFKISLVIRLTRAGVRDVIPLDFVKFARAKGLSPFRVVCVHVLRNTMIPLVTVLGLELGSTIAFAVITESIFSWPGAGKLILDSLNALDRPVIVAYLIVVVCLFVTLNLIVDILYKVLDPRVRLEGSA from the coding sequence ATGACCGGTTGGTTGATACGCCGTGTCGCGCAAGCGGCGGTGGTGGTGTTGCTGATGACGCTGATCGTCTTCGTGGGCCTGCACGCCATCGGCAACCCCGTGGACATCCTGATCGGCCAGGACGTAGACCAGGTGGACCGCGCCCGCATCATCGCGGAACTGGGCCTGGACAAGCCGCTGTGGCAGCAATACCTGGGCTTTCTGAACGGGGCGCTGCATGGCAACCTGGGCAACAGCTTCGTCTACAACATCCCCGCGATTGAACTGGTGATCCAGCGCCTGCCCGCCACGCTGGAACTGGCGATCAGCGCGCTGCTGCTGGCCGTCATCATCGGCCTGCCGCTGGGCTTGATTGCCGGCCTGTACCCCGACAGCCGCTTTTCCAAAATGATCATGGCCGGCAGCATCGTCGGCTTCTCGCTGCCCACCTTCTGGGTGGCGCTGATGCTCATCATGACGTTCAGCGTGTCACTCGGCTGGCTGCCCGCCAGCGGCCGGGGGCAGACGGTGGAATTCCTGGGCTTTCAGTGGTCGTGGCTCACCGCCGACGGCTGGCGCCACTTGATCTTGCCCGCGCTGAACCTGTCGCTGTTCAAGATTTCGCTTGTCATCCGCCTAACCCGCGCCGGCGTGCGCGACGTGATTCCGCTGGACTTCGTGAAGTTCGCGCGTGCCAAGGGCTTGTCGCCGTTTCGCGTGGTCTGTGTACACGTGCTGCGCAACACGATGATCCCGCTGGTGACGGTGCTGGGCCTGGAGCTGGGTTCGACGATTGCGTTCGCCGTCATCACGGAAAGCATTTTCTCGTGGCCCGGCGCCGGCAAGCTGATCCTGGACAGCCTGAACGCGCTGGACCGCCCCGTCATCGTCGCCTACCTGATCGTGGTGGTGTGCCTGTTCGTTACGCTGAACCTGATCGTCGACATTCTTTATAAAGTGCTGGACCCCCGGGTACGGCTGGAGGGCTCGGCATGA
- a CDS encoding NAD(P)/FAD-dependent oxidoreductase, which yields MNLPIATPPQGLDALEARLRQDLSWLEIPAKNWVAPRLVDGQQVLDVVVIGGGMAGLAAAASLTHLGITAPIFDQAPEGYEGPWATTARMETLRSPKQLTGPALGLPALTFRAWFEAQFGTAEWDALDKIPRLQWMDYLRWYRRVLNLDVRNKHRVLSVQPRADRLVQLDIESPAGRSTVLARRVVLATGRDGLGGAYVPDFAKKLPRDRWAHSSDVMDYATLAGKRVGVVGAGASAMDSAGTALEAGAASVDLLIRRNDIPRVNKGKGAGNPGLTHGHLTLPDEWKWKIRHYINAAQVPPPRGSTLRVSRFPNARFNLGCGVQDLALVGDDIHVTTPKGVFVLDFLIFSTGFRIDWTVRPEFAPLAPHVRNWGDRFTPPPGEEDQELHDSPDLGAVFELQEKVPGACPGLDRVHCFSYPAALTQGTVSGDIPAISDGAKRLAQGIAGLFYREDVETYYANMEAFSEPEVFGDEWTPARPPAAIATPASQAETTQ from the coding sequence ATGAATCTGCCCATTGCCACCCCGCCGCAAGGCCTGGATGCGCTGGAAGCGCGTCTGCGGCAAGACCTGTCCTGGCTGGAAATTCCCGCCAAGAACTGGGTTGCGCCCCGTCTGGTTGATGGACAACAGGTACTGGACGTTGTCGTCATCGGCGGCGGCATGGCCGGCCTGGCCGCGGCCGCGTCGTTGACGCACCTGGGCATCACCGCGCCCATCTTCGACCAGGCGCCCGAAGGCTACGAAGGCCCGTGGGCCACCACCGCCCGCATGGAAACGCTGCGTAGTCCCAAGCAGCTGACCGGCCCCGCGCTGGGCTTGCCCGCGCTGACGTTCCGCGCCTGGTTCGAAGCGCAATTCGGCACCGCCGAATGGGACGCGCTGGACAAGATTCCGCGCCTGCAATGGATGGACTACCTGCGCTGGTATCGCCGCGTGCTGAACCTGGACGTGCGCAACAAGCATCGCGTGCTGTCCGTGCAACCCCGCGCCGACCGCCTGGTGCAACTGGACATCGAATCGCCCGCCGGGCGCAGCACCGTGCTGGCCCGCCGCGTGGTGCTGGCCACCGGCCGCGACGGCCTGGGCGGCGCCTATGTGCCTGACTTTGCCAAGAAACTGCCGCGCGACCGCTGGGCGCATTCGTCCGACGTGATGGACTACGCCACGCTGGCCGGCAAGCGCGTCGGCGTCGTGGGCGCGGGCGCGTCCGCCATGGACAGCGCAGGCACGGCGCTGGAAGCCGGCGCCGCCAGCGTCGACCTGCTGATCCGCCGCAACGACATCCCGCGCGTGAACAAGGGCAAAGGCGCGGGCAACCCCGGCCTGACCCACGGCCACCTGACCCTGCCCGACGAATGGAAGTGGAAGATCCGCCACTACATCAACGCCGCGCAAGTGCCGCCCCCGCGCGGCAGCACCTTGCGCGTGTCGCGCTTCCCGAACGCCCGCTTCAACCTGGGCTGTGGCGTGCAAGACCTGGCCTTGGTCGGCGACGACATCCACGTCACCACGCCCAAGGGCGTGTTCGTGCTGGACTTCCTGATCTTCTCGACAGGCTTTCGTATCGACTGGACCGTGCGCCCGGAATTCGCCCCGCTGGCGCCCCACGTGCGCAACTGGGGCGACCGGTTCACCCCGCCCCCCGGCGAAGAAGACCAGGAACTGCATGACTCCCCCGACCTGGGCGCCGTCTTTGAATTGCAAGAAAAAGTGCCCGGCGCCTGCCCGGGCCTGGACCGCGTGCACTGCTTTTCCTACCCCGCCGCGCTGACCCAAGGCACGGTCTCGGGCGACATCCCCGCCATCAGCGACGGCGCCAAGCGCCTGGCGCAAGGCATCGCCGGCCTGTTCTACCGCGAAGACGTCGAAACGTACTACGCCAACATGGAAGCGTTTTCCGAACCGGAAGTGTTCGGCGATGAATGGACGCCGGCCCGGCCGCCCGCGGCAATCGCCACCCCGGCCTCGCAAGCGGAGACCACGCAATGA
- a CDS encoding LysR family transcriptional regulator, whose translation MELRQLEAFAAVMSTGSVTAAGRLLGRSQPAISRLLQELEAEIGYALFNRSGPRVTPTEQGFLLYDDVERALAGLQQIRSRAEEIARGQAKPLLLAATSALAAGLLPDALKRIESQTGATRVQVRSASPERVVHAVLTGAAQLGATSLPLEHRGLTVHWIAQAPCVVALRDDDPLAAHDVVPVHLLAGRRLITMANPYRLRRRLDAALAPDGNAPGTIETNSSVNALAVVRAGLGVSVLEPITAYGVPMPGVAIRPIDLDIPFFFGVITPQSQPQSQPLTPACQAMADALAEAAAALLPGFVLHDACEHAALLQSIYGDDAPVLDTPTL comes from the coding sequence ATGGAACTTCGCCAACTCGAGGCCTTCGCGGCCGTCATGTCTACAGGTAGCGTCACCGCTGCCGGGCGCCTGCTTGGGCGCTCGCAGCCGGCCATCAGCCGCCTGTTGCAAGAGCTGGAAGCTGAGATCGGCTATGCCCTGTTCAACCGCAGCGGACCGCGCGTCACGCCTACCGAACAGGGCTTTCTGCTGTATGACGACGTAGAACGCGCGCTGGCCGGCTTGCAGCAGATTCGCAGCCGCGCCGAAGAAATTGCGCGGGGCCAAGCCAAGCCGCTGCTGCTGGCGGCAACGTCGGCGCTGGCCGCTGGCCTGCTGCCCGACGCGCTCAAGCGCATCGAATCCCAAACCGGCGCCACGCGCGTGCAAGTGCGCAGCGCCTCGCCCGAACGCGTGGTGCACGCGGTGCTGACCGGCGCCGCGCAACTGGGCGCCACCAGCTTGCCGCTGGAGCATCGCGGCTTGACGGTGCATTGGATTGCCCAAGCCCCCTGCGTCGTGGCACTGCGCGACGACGATCCGCTGGCCGCGCACGACGTGGTGCCCGTTCATCTTCTAGCCGGCCGCCGCCTGATCACCATGGCCAACCCGTACCGGCTGCGTCGCCGCCTGGACGCCGCGCTGGCGCCGGACGGCAATGCGCCGGGCACCATCGAAACCAATTCGTCCGTCAACGCCCTGGCCGTCGTGCGCGCCGGGCTGGGCGTGTCGGTGCTGGAACCGATCACCGCTTACGGCGTCCCGATGCCGGGCGTGGCGATCCGCCCCATCGACCTGGACATTCCTTTTTTCTTCGGGGTCATCACCCCGCAATCGCAACCGCAATCGCAACCGTTGACGCCCGCCTGCCAGGCCATGGCCGACGCCCTGGCCGAAGCCGCCGCCGCCCTGCTGCCCGGTTTTGTGCTGCACGACGCCTGCGAACACGCGGCGCTGTTGCAGTCGATCTACGGTGATGACGCCCCTGTTTTGGACACCCCCACACTATGA
- a CDS encoding CopG family transcriptional regulator: MPPRPPSLASAPKPSDEKITINLGYVDLGQIDLLVQEGFYANRTDLIRTAIRNQLAAHGDAVRQAVSRKTLVLGIQHYTADDLLAVQAAGQMLQIRILGLATIAPDVTPELALATIESVTVLGALHASPAVKAALRQRIR; this comes from the coding sequence ATGCCTCCTCGCCCTCCAAGCCTCGCTTCCGCCCCTAAGCCTTCGGACGAAAAGATCACGATCAACCTCGGTTATGTCGACCTGGGGCAGATCGATCTTCTGGTCCAGGAAGGCTTCTACGCCAACCGTACCGACCTGATCCGCACCGCAATCCGCAACCAGCTTGCCGCCCATGGCGACGCGGTGCGGCAGGCGGTCAGTCGAAAAACCTTGGTGCTGGGCATTCAGCACTACACGGCCGACGACTTGCTGGCGGTGCAGGCTGCGGGCCAGATGTTGCAGATCCGAATCCTGGGGCTGGCGACCATCGCGCCCGACGTCACGCCCGAATTGGCGCTTGCCACGATTGAATCCGTGACGGTGCTGGGCGCGTTGCACGCCAGCCCCGCAGTCAAGGCCGCCCTGCGTCAGCGCATCCGCTGA
- a CDS encoding PHB depolymerase family esterase has product MHPDFQQLMSHATRLTRSGNLAAATAAIQAALMGASPTAASASPRYDEADVIDVEAREVPASTVSAAASSDSGSHSTPAPSRARDDDVGQNPHTPATPRAPGESSATPGDYFTAGSFRNSAGQRAYKLYVPPGANGQARPLVVMLHGCTQDADDFAAGTAMNEAARKQGFYVLYPVQPRETNPQKCWNWFKHNHQQAGKGEPSILADMTRHVIAEYGIDPRRVYVAGLSAGGAMAAILANTYPQLYAAAGVHSGLAAGAATDLPSALSAMKGIGVRPGAASGTPVPTIVFHGDRDATVHPSNGDAVVAASAGANAQVQSQRVAGANRGRDSTKRVYMDASGKVVAEYWVVHGAGHAWAGGSPKGSYTDASGPDATQEMLRFFFQHPLATKQ; this is encoded by the coding sequence ATGCATCCAGATTTTCAGCAGTTGATGAGCCACGCCACGCGCCTTACCCGGTCCGGCAACCTGGCCGCGGCCACCGCCGCCATCCAGGCCGCCTTGATGGGCGCGTCGCCCACGGCGGCATCTGCTTCGCCGCGCTATGACGAGGCCGATGTCATTGATGTCGAGGCGCGTGAGGTTCCTGCGTCGACGGTAAGCGCTGCCGCGTCGTCTGACTCCGGCTCCCATTCCACCCCCGCGCCGTCCCGGGCTCGGGACGACGACGTCGGGCAAAACCCCCACACCCCCGCCACGCCCCGGGCGCCCGGCGAATCTTCGGCCACGCCGGGTGATTACTTCACGGCCGGCTCGTTTCGCAATAGCGCCGGCCAGCGGGCCTACAAGCTGTATGTGCCGCCCGGTGCAAACGGGCAAGCTCGGCCGCTGGTTGTGATGCTGCACGGCTGCACGCAGGATGCCGACGACTTTGCCGCCGGCACCGCGATGAATGAGGCCGCGCGCAAGCAAGGTTTCTATGTGCTGTATCCGGTGCAGCCGCGCGAGACCAATCCGCAAAAGTGCTGGAACTGGTTCAAGCACAATCACCAGCAGGCTGGCAAAGGCGAGCCGTCGATCTTGGCCGACATGACGCGCCACGTCATCGCCGAATATGGCATCGACCCGCGCCGTGTGTACGTGGCGGGTTTGTCAGCAGGCGGCGCGATGGCCGCGATTTTGGCCAACACCTATCCGCAGCTGTATGCAGCCGCCGGCGTGCATTCCGGCCTGGCGGCGGGCGCGGCCACGGATCTGCCGTCGGCCTTGTCCGCCATGAAGGGGATCGGCGTGCGCCCCGGCGCGGCGTCCGGCACGCCGGTGCCGACGATTGTCTTTCACGGCGACCGCGACGCCACCGTGCATCCGAGCAATGGCGATGCGGTCGTGGCCGCCAGCGCCGGGGCGAATGCCCAGGTCCAAAGCCAGCGTGTGGCGGGCGCTAACCGGGGGCGCGACAGCACCAAGCGCGTATATATGGACGCATCGGGCAAGGTGGTGGCGGAATATTGGGTGGTGCACGGCGCGGGCCATGCCTGGGCAGGCGGGTCGCCCAAGGGCTCGTACACGGATGCTTCTGGCCCGGATGCCACGCAAGAGATGCTGCGGTTTTTCTTCCAGCATCCGTTGGCGACGAAGCAGTAA